Proteins from a genomic interval of Polaribacter sp. Q13:
- the rocD gene encoding ornithine--oxo-acid transaminase produces the protein MTVLDKLTSKEAIELENKYGAHNYHPLPVVLSKGEGVYVWDVEGKKYYDFLSAYSAVNQGHCHPKIVDAMVNQAKTLTLTSRAFYNDVLGTYEKFATELFGFDKLLPMNTGAEAVETALKIARKWAYEVKGIKENKAEIIVCENNFHGRTTTIISFSNDPVARKNFGPYTKGFLKIEYDNLQELQEALESSNNIAAFLVEPIQGEAGVYVPSDGYLAAAKKMCSDYNVLFIADEVQTGIARTGKMLAVDHENVKPDILILGKALSGGAYPVSAVLANNSIMDVIGPGNHGSTFGGNPVAAAVAIAALKVVIDEKLAENAEALGLIFRDELTKFCKNNHLVESVRGKGLLNAILINDSEDSSTAWDICMKLKENGLLAKPTHGNIIRFAPPLVMNEAQLMDCISIIKNTISEFK, from the coding sequence ATGACTGTTTTAGACAAATTAACTTCGAAAGAAGCGATTGAATTAGAGAACAAATATGGAGCACACAACTATCATCCACTTCCAGTGGTTTTAAGTAAGGGTGAAGGTGTTTATGTTTGGGACGTTGAAGGAAAAAAATATTATGATTTTTTATCTGCATATTCTGCTGTAAACCAAGGACATTGTCATCCTAAAATTGTGGATGCAATGGTGAATCAAGCAAAAACCTTGACATTAACCTCACGTGCATTTTATAATGATGTGTTAGGTACATATGAAAAGTTTGCTACCGAATTGTTTGGTTTTGATAAATTATTGCCAATGAATACTGGGGCTGAAGCGGTTGAAACTGCTTTAAAAATAGCTAGAAAATGGGCATATGAGGTAAAAGGAATCAAGGAAAATAAGGCTGAAATAATTGTTTGTGAAAATAATTTTCATGGTAGAACTACTACTATAATCTCTTTTTCTAATGACCCTGTGGCTAGGAAAAATTTTGGTCCTTATACAAAAGGATTTTTAAAAATTGAGTATGATAATTTACAAGAGCTGCAAGAGGCTTTAGAAAGTAGTAATAATATTGCTGCTTTTTTAGTAGAACCGATACAAGGTGAAGCGGGGGTTTATGTTCCTTCTGATGGTTATTTAGCGGCTGCTAAAAAAATGTGTTCAGATTATAATGTGCTTTTTATTGCGGATGAAGTGCAAACAGGTATTGCTAGAACAGGTAAAATGTTGGCTGTAGATCATGAAAATGTAAAACCAGATATTTTAATTTTAGGGAAAGCGTTAAGTGGTGGTGCTTATCCTGTTTCTGCAGTTTTGGCAAATAACAGCATTATGGATGTTATAGGACCAGGAAATCATGGCTCCACATTTGGAGGGAATCCTGTTGCTGCTGCTGTTGCAATAGCAGCTTTAAAAGTGGTTATTGATGAGAAATTGGCAGAAAATGCAGAAGCTTTGGGTCTTATTTTTAGAGACGAATTAACGAAGTTTTGTAAAAATAATCATTTAGTGGAATCTGTGCGAGGAAAAGGTCTGTTAAATGCCATTTTAATTAATGACTCTGAAGATAGTTCTACTGCTTGGGATATTTGCATGAAATTAAAAGAGAATGGTCTTTTGGCTAAACCTACACATGGAAATATTATTCGTTTTGCACCTCCTTTAGTAATGAATGAAGCACAATTAATGGATTGTATCTCTATAATTAAAAATACTATTTCTGAGTTTAAATAG
- a CDS encoding DUF5362 family protein, with product MISNPITQLEQLTINSTAKNFLKETAKWAKFLSIIGFVLIGLMLVFAVFATTIFDLAAKMQPDMPESLGLVMTITYLVLAIIYFFPVYYLFKFSTKMKSALATKNEDTLMKAFEMLKSHYKFIGVFTVITLSLYALVIVLAALGAL from the coding sequence ATGATAAGTAATCCGATTACACAATTAGAGCAATTAACAATAAATAGTACGGCTAAAAATTTTTTAAAGGAAACAGCTAAATGGGCAAAATTCTTATCTATTATAGGTTTTGTTTTAATTGGGTTGATGTTGGTTTTTGCCGTTTTTGCAACTACTATTTTTGATTTGGCAGCTAAGATGCAACCTGATATGCCAGAAAGTTTAGGGTTGGTTATGACAATAACTTATTTGGTATTAGCTATTATTTATTTTTTTCCAGTGTATTATTTATTTAAATTTTCTACGAAAATGAAAAGTGCGTTGGCTACAAAAAATGAGGACACCTTAATGAAAGCTTTTGAGATGTTAAAATCTCATTATAAGTTTATTGGTGTATTTACTGTTATTACTTTATCCTTATATGCTTTAGTTATTGTTCTGGCAGCATTGGGCGCTTTATAG
- a CDS encoding dihydrolipoamide acetyltransferase family protein: MARFELKLPKMGESVAEATITSWLKEVGDTIELDEAVVEIATDKVDSEIPSEVEGTLIEILFQKDDVVAVGDTIGVIEIEGDDIKKEPTIAANAASESHIEEVEKTLEKAVEVVSIPISKTSDSGKFYSPLVRNIAEKEGVTMNELESIMGSGKDGRVTKEDILTYIENRGNTVKEAPIAVPVKEVASPVKAEAIKQVTRSAVKAIPVSVNGGDEIIEMSRMGKLIAKHMVDSVQTSAHVQSFIEIDVTNIVKWRDKVKDGFLKREGEKLTFTPIFMQAIATTIKKYPLINIAVDGDKIIKKKNINLGMAAALPDGNLIVPVIKNADQLSLVGITKSVNDLASRARNNALKPDEVQDGTYTVTNVGGFGSIMGTPIINQPQVAILALGAIRKVPAVIETPEGDFIGIRQKMFVSHSYDHRVVNGALGGMFIKTLKDILESWDLDQDF, translated from the coding sequence ATGGCAAGATTTGAATTGAAATTACCTAAAATGGGAGAGAGTGTTGCAGAAGCAACGATAACTTCTTGGTTAAAAGAAGTTGGAGATACCATTGAATTAGATGAAGCTGTAGTAGAAATTGCGACAGATAAAGTAGACTCTGAAATACCTTCTGAAGTTGAAGGAACTTTAATAGAAATTTTATTTCAAAAAGATGATGTTGTGGCAGTTGGAGATACAATTGGGGTAATTGAAATAGAGGGAGATGATATAAAAAAGGAACCAACTATTGCTGCAAATGCTGCGAGCGAATCTCATATTGAGGAAGTAGAAAAGACCTTAGAAAAAGCGGTTGAAGTAGTTTCTATTCCTATTTCAAAAACTTCTGATTCTGGAAAGTTTTACTCACCATTGGTTAGAAATATTGCAGAAAAAGAAGGGGTTACTATGAACGAATTAGAATCAATTATGGGTTCTGGTAAAGACGGTAGAGTAACAAAAGAAGATATTCTTACTTATATAGAGAATAGAGGTAACACTGTTAAAGAAGCACCAATTGCAGTGCCGGTGAAAGAAGTAGCATCACCCGTAAAAGCAGAAGCAATAAAACAAGTTACAAGATCTGCTGTTAAAGCAATACCCGTTTCTGTTAATGGAGGAGATGAAATTATAGAAATGAGTAGAATGGGTAAATTGATTGCAAAACACATGGTAGATTCTGTACAGACTTCTGCTCATGTACAATCGTTTATAGAAATTGATGTAACTAATATTGTAAAATGGAGAGATAAAGTAAAAGATGGTTTCTTAAAGAGAGAAGGAGAGAAGCTAACATTTACACCAATATTTATGCAAGCAATTGCAACTACAATTAAAAAATATCCTTTAATTAATATTGCTGTTGATGGTGATAAAATTATTAAAAAGAAAAATATTAATCTAGGTATGGCCGCGGCATTACCTGACGGTAACTTAATTGTTCCGGTAATTAAAAATGCAGACCAGCTGAGTTTAGTTGGTATTACAAAATCTGTAAATGATTTGGCTAGTAGAGCCAGAAATAATGCTTTAAAGCCAGACGAAGTTCAAGACGGAACCTATACCGTTACAAATGTTGGTGGTTTTGGTTCTATTATGGGAACACCAATTATTAATCAACCACAGGTTGCTATTTTAGCTTTAGGAGCCATTAGAAAGGTACCTGCAGTTATAGAAACTCCAGAGGGAGATTTTATTGGAATTAGACAAAAAATGTTTGTATCACATTCTTACGATCATAGAGTTGTAAATGGTGCTTTAGGCGGAATGTTTATTAAAACGTTAAAAGATATCTTAGAATCTTGGGATCTGGATCAAGATTTTTAG
- a CDS encoding neutral zinc metallopeptidase translates to MKWKGNRKSSNVEDRRGVSSSSSSGGFLSGGMGKLLIPLVLKLVTSKKGLIIVAIVLGVMYFTGNNPLNFLTGNTNNQIQSSSTYKGTAKENELADFSATILANTEDIWNQIIPNYREPTLVLFSGSVNSACGSASSSTGPFYCPGDEKLYIDLSFFEEMERKLNAPGDFSQAYVIAHEVGHHIQNITGINKKVQQMRGRVSQTEYNKYSVMLELQADFYAGVWAHHSQKINKMMEQGDLEEALNAAHAIGDDRLQKNSTGRVVPDSFTHGTSAQRMRWFKKGFDTGDVNQGDTFNASSL, encoded by the coding sequence ATGAAGTGGAAAGGAAATAGAAAAAGTTCTAATGTAGAAGATAGAAGAGGCGTATCATCTAGTAGCAGTTCTGGAGGGTTTTTAAGCGGAGGAATGGGAAAACTATTAATTCCTTTAGTTTTAAAGTTAGTTACTTCTAAAAAAGGACTAATAATTGTAGCTATTGTTTTAGGTGTTATGTATTTTACAGGAAATAATCCTTTAAATTTTCTTACAGGAAACACCAATAATCAAATACAATCTTCATCTACCTACAAAGGAACCGCAAAAGAAAATGAGTTGGCAGATTTTAGTGCTACCATTTTAGCGAATACAGAAGATATTTGGAATCAAATAATACCAAACTACAGAGAGCCAACTTTAGTTCTATTTTCTGGATCTGTAAATTCTGCTTGCGGAAGTGCTTCTAGCTCTACAGGGCCTTTTTACTGCCCAGGTGATGAAAAACTATATATTGATTTAAGTTTTTTTGAAGAAATGGAAAGAAAACTAAATGCTCCTGGAGATTTTTCACAGGCTTATGTAATTGCACACGAAGTGGGACATCACATTCAGAATATTACAGGAATAAATAAAAAAGTACAACAAATGAGAGGTCGTGTTAGTCAGACCGAATACAATAAATATTCTGTAATGTTAGAGCTACAAGCCGATTTTTACGCAGGTGTTTGGGCGCATCACTCTCAAAAAATTAATAAAATGATGGAACAAGGTGATTTAGAGGAAGCACTAAACGCAGCACATGCTATTGGAGATGATAGACTGCAAAAAAACTCTACTGGAAGAGTGGTCCCAGATTCTTTTACACACGGTACTTCTGCCCAAAGAATGCGTTGGTTTAAAAAAGGTTTTGACACTGGTGATGTAAACCAAGGTGACACTTTTAATGCGAGTTCTTTGTAA
- a CDS encoding transglutaminase domain-containing protein, with product MKKILFLYVLISLKTYAQKSDFKHINFANADSIANSYKNENLKSLPKLALLLTKNLDTDAEKFRAIYMWVSKNIKGDHAAVSKNTRKRTRFKNDSIKLNLWNKSFNKILFKKLLKNKKTVCTGYAYLIRELCTLTNIEAKIIDGYGRSAEVNIGELSIPNHSWNAIKLNTKWYLADATWSSGYTDLNRNTFILDYNDGYFLTEPQLFLKSHYPLVEKWKLLQDDVSSTLNFVNAPLVYGETFKLQIITIYPIEMKNNISKDEEFFFQLQENNELDLSQIDIQIENFPYTKPISIKRTNKKIHIKYKFKFKGFYDVHLLYKKQVIATYTFKVGH from the coding sequence ATGAAAAAAATCCTTTTCCTTTATGTGCTAATATCATTAAAAACATACGCTCAAAAATCTGATTTTAAGCATATCAATTTTGCAAATGCAGACAGTATTGCTAATAGCTATAAAAATGAAAATTTAAAGAGTTTGCCAAAACTTGCACTCCTATTAACTAAAAATTTAGATACGGATGCAGAAAAATTTAGAGCAATTTATATGTGGGTTTCCAAAAATATAAAAGGTGACCATGCTGCGGTTTCTAAAAACACAAGAAAAAGGACACGATTTAAAAATGATTCTATAAAACTAAATCTATGGAACAAATCTTTTAATAAAATCCTCTTTAAAAAATTACTAAAAAATAAAAAGACAGTTTGTACTGGGTACGCCTATTTAATTCGAGAATTATGTACACTAACAAATATAGAAGCTAAAATTATTGATGGATACGGAAGAAGTGCAGAGGTAAATATTGGTGAATTATCAATTCCTAATCATTCTTGGAATGCCATAAAATTGAATACCAAATGGTATTTGGCAGACGCCACTTGGTCTAGTGGTTATACGGATTTGAATAGAAATACTTTCATTTTAGATTATAATGATGGTTACTTTTTAACGGAACCACAGTTGTTTCTTAAAAGCCATTATCCTTTAGTTGAAAAATGGAAACTCTTACAAGATGACGTCTCCTCTACTCTAAATTTTGTAAACGCACCTTTGGTATATGGAGAGACCTTTAAGCTTCAGATAATCACTATTTACCCAATTGAAATGAAAAATAATATTTCTAAAGATGAAGAATTTTTTTTTCAACTTCAAGAAAATAATGAACTCGATTTAAGTCAAATTGATATTCAAATTGAAAATTTTCCCTACACAAAACCAATCTCTATTAAAAGAACCAACAAAAAAATTCATATTAAGTATAAGTTTAAATTTAAAGGGTTTTATGATGTTCATCTTCTATATAAAAAACAAGTAATTGCAACGTACACCTTTAAAGTGGGGCACTAA
- a CDS encoding carboxypeptidase-like regulatory domain-containing protein — translation MKTQFDLSIKTPCSEKFQNFTKTNKGGFCNSCSKEVVDFTRMTSQEIIHYFKKPQINTCGIFNKTQLTSYQEKEIPENRWQFRALAGLGLSFISLFSISEIKAQEKNNPIEINKNSNQTKETSVLPVKKQIVKGIISDEDGVLPGVSILLKGTTIGVATNFDGEFTFPKPLEKGAILIISYLGYKTENVVIKEKQLNLKLNYNLELKLDSCIIMGKVATKEVYKTKRSFWKRLISKK, via the coding sequence ATGAAAACGCAATTTGACTTATCAATAAAAACACCTTGTTCAGAAAAGTTCCAGAATTTTACGAAAACCAACAAAGGCGGTTTTTGTAATTCTTGCAGCAAAGAAGTCGTTGATTTCACAAGAATGACTTCTCAAGAAATTATACACTATTTTAAGAAACCCCAAATTAATACTTGTGGCATTTTTAACAAAACACAATTAACATCATATCAAGAGAAAGAAATACCTGAAAATAGATGGCAATTTAGAGCGCTTGCTGGATTAGGATTGTCTTTTATTTCTTTGTTTTCTATAAGCGAGATAAAAGCTCAAGAGAAAAATAACCCCATAGAAATAAATAAAAATAGTAATCAAACTAAAGAAACATCCGTATTACCTGTAAAAAAACAAATTGTTAAAGGAATTATTAGCGATGAGGATGGAGTTCTACCGGGTGTAAGCATCCTTTTAAAAGGAACAACAATTGGAGTTGCCACTAATTTTGATGGCGAGTTTACATTTCCGAAACCTTTAGAAAAAGGTGCTATTTTAATTATTAGTTATTTAGGCTACAAAACCGAAAACGTAGTTATTAAGGAAAAACAATTAAACCTAAAACTGAATTATAACTTAGAACTGAAACTAGATTCTTGTATAATAATGGGTAAAGTGGCTACAAAAGAAGTTTATAAAACCAAACGTTCATTCTGGAAAAGGTTAATTTCTAAAAAATAG
- a CDS encoding DUF3124 domain-containing protein: MKKFTLFVILGLLAISCNKEKEVSSINVKNWTKRYANINPKDSLEYGKSYLSIYSQIYSVSEHKTHSLTAMVSLRNTSDSDTIYLLKANYYDTHGKLVRTYFKKPIYLGPLETTEIIIDEVDTEGGTGSNFIFEWKTPKNCPEPLFEGIMNSTKGQQGLSFSTQSKRIK; encoded by the coding sequence ATGAAAAAATTTACGCTATTTGTAATACTTGGTCTTTTAGCAATAAGCTGTAATAAAGAGAAAGAAGTAAGTTCTATAAATGTAAAAAACTGGACCAAAAGATATGCGAATATCAACCCTAAAGATTCTTTAGAATATGGTAAATCGTATCTTTCTATTTACTCTCAAATTTATAGTGTATCAGAACATAAAACACATAGTTTAACAGCAATGGTTAGTTTACGAAACACTAGTGATTCTGATACTATTTACCTTTTAAAAGCGAATTATTATGATACACATGGTAAATTGGTACGTACATATTTTAAGAAACCTATTTATTTAGGTCCTTTAGAAACTACAGAAATAATCATAGACGAAGTAGATACAGAAGGTGGTACGGGTTCTAATTTTATATTTGAATGGAAGACTCCAAAAAACTGTCCAGAACCTTTGTTTGAAGGAATTATGAACTCTACAAAAGGACAACAAGGTTTATCTTTTTCGACACAATCTAAAAGAATTAAATAA
- a CDS encoding cupin domain-containing protein, with product MKLVNTNTLPEIGTSHDEDVKKKVFIEKGIVPQLMMFGAATFKPGQAVETHKHDTMYEVFYIQSGKAEFVVNDQKMIVIHGDCITIEQGEFHSMSNPFSENVTWVYFGIATDK from the coding sequence ATGAAACTAGTAAACACAAACACATTACCAGAAATAGGCACAAGCCATGATGAAGATGTTAAGAAAAAAGTATTTATCGAAAAAGGTATTGTACCTCAATTAATGATGTTTGGGGCTGCAACTTTTAAGCCCGGACAAGCTGTAGAAACTCATAAACATGATACGATGTACGAAGTTTTTTATATACAATCTGGTAAAGCCGAATTTGTTGTTAATGATCAAAAAATGATTGTAATTCATGGAGATTGTATCACCATTGAACAAGGAGAATTCCACTCTATGAGCAATCCATTTTCAGAAAATGTAACTTGGGTTTATTTTGGAATTGCAACAGACAAATAA
- the htpG gene encoding molecular chaperone HtpG, whose product MAKGNINVSVENIFPLIKKFLYSDHEIFLRELISNGTDATSKLKHLIAIGEAKTELGDAKIEVSIDKDAKTITIKDQGLGMTADEVEKYINQIAFSGAEEFLDKYKDNEAGIIGHFGLGFYSAFMVAEKVELITKSFKDAPAAHWTCDGSPEFTLVESDKTDRGTEIILHVAEDSLDFLEESKIGGLLNKYNRFNQVPIKFGTEEINDPEFTPATTTDAEGKETTEPHKKITVDNIINNTEPAWTKAPADLSDEDYENFYRELYPMQFEESLFHIHLNVDYPFNLTGILFFPKLSPSMDVQKDKIQLYQNQVFVTDNVEGIVPDFLQMLKGVIDSPDIPLNVSRSGLQADGAVKKISGYITKKVADKLSSIFKKDRPDFEKKWNDIKVIIEYGMLSEDKFFDKAKKFALYPTVADTYFTFDELIEKTKDSQTDKEGNHVILYTSNKEAQHSYIQDATAKGYEVLLLDSPIISHLMQKLEGGDAKVKFSRVDADHVDNLIKKDDNVISKLTEEEIATLKPIIEGAVNSKTYTVQLEAMDSAASPFMITVPEFMRRMKEMQASGGGGMMGMGNFPDMYNLVVNTNSPLVSEILNNKDEAAQKGLISQAFDLAKLSQNLLHGEELTNFIKRSYALIK is encoded by the coding sequence ATGGCAAAAGGAAATATTAATGTATCGGTAGAGAATATTTTTCCACTGATTAAAAAATTCTTATACTCAGATCACGAAATATTTTTACGTGAATTGATTTCTAACGGAACAGATGCAACTTCTAAATTAAAGCATTTAATTGCTATTGGTGAAGCTAAAACGGAATTAGGCGATGCTAAAATTGAAGTGAGTATAGATAAAGATGCTAAGACTATTACAATAAAAGATCAAGGTTTAGGAATGACTGCAGATGAGGTTGAAAAATACATCAACCAAATTGCATTTTCTGGAGCTGAAGAGTTTTTAGATAAATATAAAGACAACGAAGCAGGAATTATTGGTCATTTTGGACTAGGTTTTTACTCTGCTTTTATGGTTGCAGAAAAAGTAGAATTAATTACAAAGTCTTTTAAAGATGCACCTGCTGCACATTGGACTTGTGATGGTTCGCCAGAGTTTACTTTAGTAGAAAGCGATAAAACAGACAGAGGAACAGAAATTATTTTACACGTTGCAGAAGATTCTTTAGACTTCTTAGAAGAAAGTAAAATTGGTGGTTTACTAAACAAATACAATCGTTTTAACCAAGTGCCAATTAAATTTGGAACAGAAGAAATTAACGATCCTGAGTTTACACCTGCAACTACAACAGATGCTGAAGGTAAAGAAACTACAGAGCCTCATAAAAAAATTACTGTTGATAATATCATCAACAATACAGAACCTGCTTGGACCAAAGCGCCTGCAGATTTAAGTGATGAAGATTATGAAAACTTCTACAGAGAATTGTATCCAATGCAATTTGAAGAGTCTTTATTCCACATTCATTTAAATGTAGATTATCCTTTTAACTTAACCGGTATTTTATTTTTCCCTAAGTTATCTCCATCCATGGATGTACAAAAGGATAAAATTCAATTATACCAAAACCAAGTTTTTGTAACGGATAATGTAGAAGGAATTGTTCCTGATTTCTTACAAATGTTAAAAGGTGTGATTGATTCTCCAGATATTCCTTTAAACGTTTCTCGTTCTGGTTTACAAGCAGACGGAGCTGTAAAGAAAATTTCTGGTTACATTACTAAAAAAGTAGCCGACAAATTATCTTCTATATTCAAAAAAGACAGACCAGATTTTGAGAAAAAATGGAATGATATTAAAGTAATTATTGAGTACGGAATGTTGTCTGAAGATAAATTCTTTGACAAAGCGAAGAAATTTGCATTGTACCCAACAGTTGCAGATACGTATTTTACGTTTGATGAATTAATTGAAAAAACAAAAGATTCTCAGACTGATAAAGAAGGAAATCACGTTATTTTATATACATCAAACAAAGAAGCACAACACAGTTATATTCAAGATGCAACAGCTAAAGGATATGAAGTATTGTTATTAGATTCTCCTATTATTTCTCATTTAATGCAGAAATTAGAAGGTGGTGATGCAAAAGTAAAATTCTCTAGAGTTGATGCAGATCACGTAGACAACTTAATTAAGAAAGACGATAACGTAATTTCTAAATTAACTGAGGAAGAAATTGCAACTTTAAAACCAATTATTGAAGGTGCGGTAAATTCTAAAACATATACGGTTCAATTAGAAGCGATGGATTCTGCTGCTTCTCCATTTATGATTACAGTGCCTGAATTTATGCGTAGAATGAAAGAAATGCAAGCTTCTGGTGGTGGTGGAATGATGGGAATGGGTAATTTCCCTGACATGTATAACTTAGTGGTAAATACAAACAGCCCGTTAGTTTCTGAAATACTAAATAATAAAGACGAAGCTGCTCAGAAAGGTTTAATATCTCAGGCTTTTGATTTAGCAAAATTATCTCAAAACTTGTTACATGGTGAAGAGTTAACTAATTTTATAAAACGTTCTTACGCGTTGATTAAATAG
- a CDS encoding 3-oxoacyl-ACP synthase III family protein: protein MYNSKITGLGYYVPENVVTNNDLKEFMETSDEWIEERTGIKERRWIDPKTGDTTAVMGAKASRIAIERAGLTKDDIDFIVFATLSPDMYFPGGGVQVQDMLDMPTIGALDVRNQCSGFIYAMSVADQFVKTGMYKNVLVIGAEYHSGGLDRSTRGRNVSVIFGDGAGAAILSRSEEAGKGILSTHLHSEGKHAKELILEGPSTKHWVPEILEANDPNDVSYYPYMNGQFVFKHAITRFSEAIVEGLEANKLEKEDIDMLIPHQANLRISQFIQRKFRLPDDKIYNNIQKYGNTTAASVIIALTEAWELGKIKDNDLVVLAAFGSGFTWGSVIIRW from the coding sequence ATGTATAATTCAAAAATTACTGGACTAGGCTATTATGTTCCCGAAAATGTTGTTACTAATAACGACTTAAAAGAGTTCATGGAAACTTCAGATGAATGGATTGAAGAAAGAACAGGTATAAAAGAACGACGTTGGATAGATCCAAAAACAGGAGATACTACGGCGGTTATGGGAGCTAAAGCGTCTAGAATAGCAATTGAAAGAGCGGGTTTAACAAAAGATGATATCGATTTTATTGTGTTTGCAACTTTAAGTCCAGATATGTATTTTCCTGGAGGTGGCGTGCAAGTGCAAGATATGTTAGACATGCCAACAATTGGAGCTTTAGATGTGCGTAACCAATGTTCTGGGTTTATTTATGCAATGTCTGTTGCAGATCAGTTTGTAAAAACCGGCATGTATAAAAATGTTTTAGTGATTGGTGCAGAATATCATTCTGGTGGATTAGATAGATCTACAAGAGGAAGAAATGTATCTGTAATTTTTGGAGATGGAGCGGGAGCAGCAATACTTTCTAGAAGTGAAGAAGCCGGAAAAGGAATTTTATCTACTCATTTACATTCGGAAGGAAAACATGCAAAAGAATTAATCTTAGAAGGCCCATCTACAAAACATTGGGTGCCAGAAATATTAGAAGCCAATGATCCGAATGATGTTTCTTATTATCCTTATATGAATGGTCAGTTTGTTTTTAAACATGCCATTACTCGTTTTTCCGAAGCGATAGTAGAAGGTTTAGAAGCCAATAAATTAGAGAAAGAAGATATAGATATGTTAATTCCGCATCAAGCTAATTTACGTATTTCACAATTTATTCAACGTAAGTTTAGATTGCCAGATGATAAAATATATAATAATATTCAAAAATATGGAAATACCACTGCAGCTTCTGTAATTATTGCATTAACGGAAGCTTGGGAATTAGGTAAAATAAAAGACAACGATTTAGTAGTTTTGGCCGCTTTTGGTAGCGGATTTACTTGGGGTTCTGTTATTATCCGTTGGTAA
- a CDS encoding alkene reductase — translation MSKQQLLTPYNRNISLKNRVVMAPMTRSRANNEGNVATNELHGLYYEQRASAGLIITEGSQVSKDAVGYIYTAGIYSDAQVQGWKKVTKRVHDKGGKIFIQLWHVGRISHPDFHNGELPLSPSAINPNAQSFTPEGFKDTVTPKEMTIEDIKTTVNDFKNAAANAVKAGFDGVEIHSSNGYLFHQFFTNCSNTRTDSYGGSIENKTRFFFEVLDAMKEVIPQEKIGVRFNPSLNGLFGINLDEETIPTFEYIIKKLNDYNLAYVHLSEPFTDVSNVPFAVTEIAKHFRPLYNGTLMINTSFDKEKGNKVLEDGDADLIAYGKPFISNPDLVERFENNLELAEWNQDTFYTQGSKGYTDYPKISK, via the coding sequence ATGAGCAAGCAACAGTTATTAACTCCATATAATAGAAATATTAGTTTAAAAAACAGAGTCGTAATGGCTCCCATGACGCGTAGTAGAGCAAATAACGAAGGTAACGTAGCTACGAACGAATTGCATGGTTTGTATTATGAGCAACGTGCTTCTGCAGGTTTAATTATAACAGAAGGATCTCAGGTATCTAAAGATGCAGTTGGTTATATTTATACAGCAGGAATATATTCTGACGCGCAGGTACAAGGTTGGAAAAAAGTAACCAAACGTGTACATGATAAAGGTGGAAAAATCTTTATACAATTATGGCATGTTGGAAGAATATCGCATCCAGATTTTCATAATGGAGAATTACCTCTTTCTCCATCGGCAATAAACCCAAACGCACAATCTTTTACACCAGAAGGTTTTAAAGATACTGTTACCCCAAAAGAAATGACTATTGAAGATATTAAAACTACGGTTAACGATTTTAAAAATGCAGCTGCGAATGCTGTAAAAGCAGGTTTTGATGGTGTAGAGATTCACTCTTCTAATGGTTATTTATTTCATCAATTTTTCACAAACTGTTCTAACACAAGAACAGATAGTTACGGAGGAAGCATTGAAAACAAAACGCGTTTCTTTTTTGAAGTTTTAGACGCCATGAAAGAAGTAATACCTCAAGAAAAAATTGGCGTACGTTTCAATCCTTCTTTAAACGGTCTGTTTGGCATCAATTTAGACGAAGAAACCATACCAACCTTCGAATACATTATTAAAAAATTAAACGATTACAATTTAGCTTATGTACACCTTTCGGAACCGTTTACAGATGTTTCTAATGTTCCTTTTGCAGTAACAGAAATTGCAAAACATTTCCGTCCTTTATATAATGGAACTTTAATGATTAACACTTCGTTTGATAAAGAAAAAGGAAATAAAGTATTAGAAGATGGAGATGCTGATTTAATAGCTTATGGTAAACCATTTATTTCGAACCCAGATTTGGTAGAACGTTTTGAAAACAATTTAGAATTGGCCGAATGGAATCAAGATACTTTTTATACCCAAGGATCTAAGGGATATACAGATTACCCTAAAATATCTAAATAA